The following proteins come from a genomic window of Tachyglossus aculeatus isolate mTacAcu1 unplaced genomic scaffold, mTacAcu1.pri SUPER_6_unloc_5, whole genome shotgun sequence:
- the LOC119922142 gene encoding olfactory receptor 4S1-like — MEKRNNVTEFVFLGILQNQVLQRIWFALFVLYMVTLFGNHLIMTTINVSPRPASPMYFFFGYLSFVCYSTTTTPEMMADLFAERKTISSSGCMTQLFAMHFFYGSEIFLLTVMVYDWCVTICRPLSYPIIMSQQVCQIMVTTLWGGAFLHSIVQSLLTIQLPFCGSNVLEHYFCDVNPLMKLSCTDTSVVGLMVVANSGMISWWPSSSWSCPTPTSCSPSGPSRLRGGRKLSRTAGLTLP; from the coding sequence ATGGAGAAGAggaacaatgtgacagaatttgTTTTCTTGGGAATTTTGCAGAACCAGGTGTTACAGAGAATTTGGTTTGCCCTCTTTGTCCTCTACATGGTAACATTGTTTGGAAATCACCTCATAATGACAACCATTAATGtcagcccccgccccgcctctcccatgtacttcttcttcggCTACCTCTCCTTTGTCTGctattccaccaccaccaccccagagaTGATGGCCGACCTATTTGCTGAGAGAAAAACCATCTCGTCCAGTGGCTGTATGACCCAGCTTTTCGCCATGCACTTCTTCTACGGCTCAGAGATCTTCCTCCTCACAGTGATGGTCTACGACTGGTGTGTGACCATCTGCAGACCTTTGAGCTACCCAATCATCATGAGCCAGCAAGTGTGTCAAATCATGGTGACCACCCTCTGGGGCGGTGCGTTTCTACACTCCATCGTTCAGTCCCTCCTCACCATCCAGCTTCCCTTTTGCGGCTCCAACGTGCTAGAACACTACTTCTGCGATGTGAATCCCTTGATGAAGCTTTCCTGCACCGACACCTCTGTGGTGGGCCTGATGGTGGTTGCCAACAGTGGGATGATCTCGTGGTGGCCTTCTTCATCCTGGTCATGTCCTACACCAACATCTTGTTCACCCTCAGGACCCAGTCGCCTGAGGGGAGGCAGAAAGCTCTCTCGAACTGCAGGGCTCACATTGCCATGA